One Manduca sexta isolate Smith_Timp_Sample1 chromosome 28, JHU_Msex_v1.0, whole genome shotgun sequence DNA window includes the following coding sequences:
- the LOC115453447 gene encoding chymotrypsin-1-like, giving the protein MLCAVILALLLSGGNGHERSGSRYGFYRQMGGGTGGVAGAGGTRRVFGGAAADLGEFPAACVLLDRYWAARCSGAVVSPRWALTAAHCVSPRVAYVKYNARRPAAPDGDVAPVLYLYRHPGYRVVQEDEGRGMDVTVLHHDVGLVRTRHDMKLNAAPPRDPLVVMREYNPVDLHDKEVQVFGFGRTEGSALGEELFAVKLRLVPCERGSWFHCVCGVSRSAGSGAAAGVCSGDSGGPVVWRGAQVGVTSMGPLECAVRAAPAPSAASVFTALYSYAALVNATIHDTDAELQMRMISLARALCPHKAFLLLQLVVAVGLRSYDLPSGVCLIL; this is encoded by the exons ATGCTGTGCGCGGTGATACTAGCGTTGCTGCTGTCGGGGGGGAACGGGCACGAGCGCTCCGGCAGCCGGTACGGGTTTTACCGGCAGATGGGTGGCGGCACGGGCGGGGTGGCCGGCGCGGGAGGCACACGGCGCGTGTTCGGCGGCGCCGCGGCCGATCTCGGCGAGTTCCCCGCCGCGTGCGTGCTGTTGGACCGGTACTGGGCGGCGCGCTGCTCGGGCGCGGTGGTGTCGCCGCGTTGGGCGCTCACCGCCGCGCACTGCGTGTCGCCGCGCGTCGCCTACGTCAAGTACAACGCGCGTCGTCCCGCTGCGCCCGACGGAGACGTCGCGCCAGTCCTCTATTTGTATAGACATCCCGG TTACAGAGTGGTGCAGGAGGACGAGGGGCGCGGTATGGATGTGACGGTACTGCATCACGATGTAGGGCTCGTGCGCACGCGCCACGACATGAAACTTAACGCTGCGCCTCCGCGTGACCCACTTGTCGTCATGAGGGAGTACAATCCGGTGGATCTACACGACAAGGAAGTGCAA GTGTTCGGGTTCGGGCGCACGGAGGGCTCGGCGCTGGGCGAGGAACTGTTCGCGGTGAAGCTGCGGTTGGTACCGTGCGAGCGTGGCTCTTGGTTCCACTGCGTGTGCGGCGTGTCGCGGAGCGCGGGGTcgggggcggcggcgggcgtGTGCTCCGGCGACTCGGGCGGGCCGGTGGTGTGGCGCGGCGCGCAGGTGGGCGTGACGTCGATGGGCCCGCTGGAATGCGCCGTCCGTgccgcgcccgcgccctccGCGGCCAGCGTCTTCACCGCGCTCTACAGCTACGCGGCGCTCGTCAACGCCACCATACACGACACCGATGCGGAGCTGCAAATGCGCATGATTTCACTTGCGCGCGCCCTCTGTCCACACAAAGCGTTCCTGCTGCTGCAACTAGTAGTCGCGGTGGGCCTTCGCAGCTACGATCTCCCGTCAGGCGTGtgtcttatattataa
- the LOC115453450 gene encoding LOW QUALITY PROTEIN: FMRFamide receptor (The sequence of the model RefSeq protein was modified relative to this genomic sequence to represent the inferred CDS: inserted 1 base in 1 codon), translating into MNASEAPEPEPEGCDSDYGVAPADKLFRFVVHGVLLNAIGAGGLLGNALSVVVLSRPQMRSSVNCLLVGLAACDTVLILTSVLLFGLTAVFPYTGRLRHYYYHVCPHLTPYAYPIANAAQTMSVYLTLIVTVERWVAVCHPFRAKALCTSSRARWYVLGTAAFALAYNAPKFFEAEVVRRQVDGEPVYCVTANLNFRTDTYIVVYIHSMYMIVMYIVPFSALAALNACIVRQVRRAQAERARLSRVQRRELGLATMLLVVVLVFFLCNLLPLVTNSIEVFGGDRLESLDPLVKTTNLLVTINSSVNFVIYVIFGEKFKRVFLKMFCAGRWRRRTRDSPEHTRDDSFASCGERVSLRLARNGTLRRSEARAAPRGTCGPGRSRRAPSPAPTVYXPAPHTELTSNSSLQDAPPAAARWNGHTRSHF; encoded by the exons ATGAACGCGAGCGAGGCGCCGGAGCCGGAGCCGGAAGGCTGCGACTCCGACTACGGCGTGGCGCCCGCCGACAAGCTGTTCCGGTTTGTGGTGCACGGCGTGCTGCTGAACGCGATCGGCGCTGGCGGGCTGCTCGGCAACGCACTTTCTGTGGTGGTGCTCTCGCGGCCGCAAATGCGCTCCTCCGTAAACTGCCTGCTGGTTGGGCTGGCGGCGTGCGACACCGTGCTCATCCTTACCTCTGTACTGCTGTTCGGCCTCACCGCCGTGTTTCCCTACACCGGCCGCTTGCGCCACTACTACTATCACGTGTGTCCGCACCTCACGCCCTACGCGTATCCGATTGCAAACGCGGCACAGACCATGTCAGTGTACCTCACACTCATTGTCACCGTAGAGAGGTGGGTGGCGGTGTGCCATCCGTTCCGCGCAAAGGCGCTATGCACATCGTCGCGCGCGCGCTGGTACGTGCTTGGCACGGCCGCGTTCGCGCTCGCTTACAATGCGCCTAAGTTCTTTGAGGCGGAGGTAGTGCGCCGACAAGTGGACGGCGAACCAGTCTATTGCGTGACCGCCAACCTGAATTTCCGTACCGACACCTACATCGTAGTGTATATCCACTCCATGTACATGATAGTGATGTACATAGTTCCGTTCTCTGCGCTGGCCGCGCTCAACGCGTGCATCGTGCGGCAAGTGCGGCGCGCACAGGCGGAGCGCGCGCGGCTCTCGCGCGTGCAGCGCCGGGAGCTCGGCCTCGCCACCATGCTGCTCGTCGTCGTGCTCGTATTTTTCCTCTGCAACCTGCTGCCGCTCGTCACCAATTCTATCGAGGTGTTCGGCGGCGATCGGCTCGAGAGCCTCGACCCGTTGGTCAAGACCACCAATCTATTGGTCACCATTAACAGCAGTGTCAACTTCGTCATCTACGTGATATTCGGCGAGAAGTTCAAGCGCGTGTTTCTGAAGATGTTCTGCGCGGGCCGATGGCGGCGACGGACGCGTGACTCACCGGAGCACACGCGGGACGACTCGTTCGCGTCGTGCGGCGAGCGCGTGTCGCTGCGGTTGGCGCGCAACGGCACGCTGCGCCGCTcggaggcgcgcgcggcgccgcgCGGCACGTGCGGCCCGGGCCGGTCGCGGCGCGCGCCCTCGCCCGCGCCCACCGTGT TCCCCGCGCCGCACACGGAGCTCACGAGCAACTCCTCGCTGCAggacgcgccgcccgccgccgcgcgctgGAACGGACACACGCGCTCGCACTTCTAA
- the LOC115448396 gene encoding nose resistant to fluoxetine protein 6, translating to MNVEDASGRYTSMFYWGNNYWTGSAELCQILNEQHTPLKNRNKSSGSQIFSEWRQDVSMTGYGPPFETAFYTVRVTVTTDMHDVVKTRRTLHLGLCLPRSCTREAVTALVDRARGPLLKHTVVAVRMPLRGTYSYIEDPTFQVLMGVCCFVTILLISATAYDVRIARDVRRRRRRAVNLSNTGARSDLKLDLNGLDDITVANGKTIYNVNNNLAINSTTSEERLTAETASTSTDEEIKLSVWSQLLLSFSMKANILQIFDQSVGADTVPVVHGLRTLSMVWVIFGHTCIVVFKYADNTALRAILEKSFLFQLILSAVYSVDTFFCLGGMLVTFLYFRTNAKGKLDVLTKGRRKVTSSVLQFLGLMGYRFARLTAPYLFVLGVVEVTMKWFAYNAVFEPPAMDHETCPHYWWRNLLYINTLFPVEQMCMLWSWYLSDDTQFYAVSAILLILSTSHFKLSVSLTGVFFFSSLITTGYVSWSSDHIPNSEDPFTQFDKIYDKPWTRLGPYLVGMLTGWILFKTNLKIRMKSIWAWVGWLVCAAMLLFLIFGLYKTELSPAAAAVYSALSHSLWAACVGWIIIACSTGHGGWVRPLLSAPFLYPFSRVTYCAYLVHPVVLRYVAMHLTHPIHLGELLVFVLFLGLTVMSYFFAFVISVAFEAPIVTMLKILSPQRKPHRV from the exons ATGAACG TGGAGGACGCGAGTGGCCGCTACACGTCAATGTTCTACTGGGGCAACAACTACTGGACCGGCTCCGCGGAGCTCTGCCAGATCCTTAACGAACAACACACACCATTAAAGAACCGAAACA aaaGCAGCGGATCGCAGATCTTCAGCGAGTGGCGGCAGGATGTGTCCATGACTGGGTACGGGCCGCCATTCGAGACCGCGTTCTACACTGTGCGCGTCACCGTCACTACAGACATGCATGATGTCGTCAAGACT CGCCGAACGCTCCACCTAGGCCTCTGTCTACCCCGCTCATGCACCCGTGAAGCTGTGACCGCACTGGTGGACAGGGCCCGAGGACCTTTACTAAAGCACACAGTGGTGGCAGTGCGAATGCCTCTCCGCGGCACCTACTCCTACATCGAAGATCCTACCTTCCAAGTGTTGAT GGGTGTATGTTGCTTCGTAACAATACTGCTGATCTCCGCAACTGCGTATGACGTGCGCATTGCTCGCGACGTGCGCAGGCGCAGGCGGCGCGCGGTCAACCTATCTAACACCGGCGCCAGAAGCGACCTGAAGCTCGACCTAAATGGACTCGATGATATCACCGTCGCCAATG GAAAGACGATATACAACGTGAACAACAACCTCGCGATCAACAGTACCACGTCGGAAGAGCGCCTTACCGCCGAGACCGCGTCCACCTCCACCGACGAAGAGATTAAACTCA GCGTATGGTCCCAGCTGCTGCTGTCGTTCTCGATGAAGGCTAACATCCTGCAGATCTTCGACCAGTCGGTGGGCGCGGACACGGTGCCCGTGGTACACGGCCTGCGCACACTCTCCATGGTGTGGGTCATCTTCGGACACACCTGCATTGTAGTGTTCAAG TACGCGGACAACACTGCGTTAAGAGCTATTTTGGAGAAGAGCTTTTTGTTCCAGCTTATCCTCAGCGCTGTGTACAGTGTTGATACCTTTTTCTGTCTCGG TGGCATGCTAGTAACCTTCTTATACTTCCGTACCAATGCGAAAGGGAAACTGGACGTACTGACCAAGGGCAGGCGAAAGGTCACCTCCAGCGTGCTGCAGTTCCTTGGACTCATGGGCTACAGATTTGCTAG ATTGACAGCACCGTATCTGTTCGTGCTGGGCGTGGTGGAGGTGACGATGAAGTGGTTTGCTTACAACGCTGTATTCGAGCCGCCTGCGATGGATCACGAGACCTGCCCGCACTACTGGTGGAGGAATCTTCTGTACATTAACACTTTGTTCCCAGTGGAACAGATG TGCATGTTGTGGAGTTGGTACTTGTCAGACGACACTCAGTTTTACGCAGTCAGTGCAATCCTCCTTATATTATCTACgag CCACTTCAAGCTCTCCGTGTCTCTAACCGGCGTATTCTTCTTCTCATCACTTATAACGACCGGCTACGTGTCCTGGAGCAGCGACCATATCCCCAACAGCGAAGACCCATTCACGCAGTTTGACAAGATCTATGACAAACCCTGGACCAGGCTGGGACCGTACCTTGTTGGTATGCTGACAGGCTGGATACTGTTTAAGACCAACTTGAAGATTAGGATGAAGTCG ATATGGGCGTGGGTGGGCTGGTTGGTATGCGCAGCGATGCTGCTGTTCCTGATCTTCGGGTTGTACAAGACAGAACTGAgcccggcggcggcggccgtGTACTCCGCGCTGTCGCACTCGCTGTGGGCAGCGTGCGTTGGGTGGATCATTATTGCCTGCTCTACTGGACATGGCG GCTGGGTGCGTCCCCTGCTGTCGGCGCCGTTCCTGTACCCGTTCTCGCGCGTGACGTACTGCGCGTACCTCGTGCACCCGGTGGTGCTGCGCTACGTCGCCATGCATCTCACTCACCCCATACATCTGGGCGAGCTGCTTGTG TTCGTCCTGTTCCTGGGGTTGACTGTGATGTCGTATTTCTTTGCGTTCGTGATCTCGGTGGCGTTCGAGGCTCCCATCGTCACCATGTTGAAGATCCTCTCGCCGCAGCGGAAGCCGCACCGGGTGTGA